The following proteins are encoded in a genomic region of Primulina huaijiensis isolate GDHJ02 chromosome 3, ASM1229523v2, whole genome shotgun sequence:
- the LOC140972194 gene encoding putative F-box protein PP2-B2 — protein MDPKMGVKSCGDINDLPQDCLANVLSFTTPEDACRLSAVASTFRSAAESDSLWELFLPSDYRDIISRSIDGSESLLHEFQSKKDLYLRLSDHPILIDSGHKSFNLEKGSGKKCYMLAPRDLFINWVSQRWKWITHPDSRFSEVAELTVVSWFGIRGCIKTEMLSFDTDYAAYLVFTTNSTAFGFDDVPAEAYVGIKGFEMKKRSVYLKGDTEFLTRREDGWMEVELGECFVKGGEDVIVMTLLEVKRLNQKRGLVIQGIEIRPKKCT, from the exons ATGGATCCAAAAATGGGAGTAAAGAGTTGCGGTGATATCAATGACCTGCCGCAAGATTGCTTAGCGAACGTATTATCTTTCACGACTCCGGAGGACGCTTGCCGCTTGTCTGCTGTCGCCTCTACATTCCGGTCGGCTGCCGAATCCGACAGCCTTTGGGAGCTCTTCTTGCCCTCCGATTATCGGGACATCATTTCCCGTTCGATCGACGGCTCTGAATCGTTGCTGCACGAATTTCAGTCTAAAAAGGATCTTTATCTTCGTCTATCTGATCATCCAATCCTCATAGACTCTGGCCACAAG AGCTTTAATTTAGAGAAAGGGAGTGGGAAAAAATGCTACATGCTGGCTCCAAGAGACCTCTTTATCAATTGGGTATCTCAACGTTGGAAATGGATAACTCATCCAGATTCAAG GTTCTCGGAAGTGGCAGAACTTACGGTCGTTTCTTGGTTTGGAATTCGTGGCTGTATAAAAACCGAAATGCTGTCTTTTGACACAGACTATGCAGCTTACCTTGTGTTCACGACTAATTCCACAGCGTTCGGATTTGACGATGTACCTGCCGAAGCTTATGTTGGAATCAAGGGCTTTGAAATGAAAAAACGTTCAGTTTATTTGAAAGGGGATACCGAGTTCTTGACGCGGAGAGAGGACGGGTGGATGGAAGTTGAGTTGGGAGAGTGTTTTGTGAAGGGAGGAGAAGATGTTATAGTGATGACTTTGTTGGAGGTGAAGAGACTCAATCAGAAGAGGGGTCTCGTTATCCAAGGGATTGAGATTAGACCCAAGAAATGTACCTAA